From the genome of Trachemys scripta elegans isolate TJP31775 chromosome 2, CAS_Tse_1.0, whole genome shotgun sequence:
TTCTGCAATGATACAGTCTCTCTCTAGTATAGGTTAGTTGGTGTTTTAGAATatgcttttttgaataaaaattTTGGTATAGTCAATACACTTTTATATGTCCGTTCTCCCCCCTTGCATGAATCATTTTGATAGCTAATAAATTCAGTTGCTTCTCAAGGTTTAAACCGATGAGCTACAATGACAGATCCAATTCAGTGTTATACAATGTCTTCTTACACAAAAGCTTTTCCCATAGTTGGTACATGTGTATGGTCCATATTCTCAGATGGATTTGTTGGTGACTGAGTAGAAAATGAGTTCCCATAAAGCTTTTGCCACAGTGATTACAGGCAGATGTTGTGAGTCCGTAAGTGATTAGTAAGTCTTGGTTTCTCAGTAAAGCTTTTCTCGCATTCTGtacatttatagggtctctctcccgtgtgaGTTCTCTGGTGTCTAATAAGATCTGCATGGCGACCAAAGCTTTTTCCACAGTCTGTACATATGTATGATGATACAGGACTCTTTTTTGCATGAATTCGCTTGTGTTTTAAAAGACCTATCTTCAATTTAAAGGTTTTCTTACATTCTGTACATAGGTATAGTCTCTCTCCTGTGGGTGTCTCTTGGTAGAAAAGGATATCTTTGAATGTATTGGAATCTCCTTTCCCAAGAGTCGAGTTACACATTCTGCTTCCAGAAAGATTCAACGGCTCTGTTGCTGTGCTCCAATGACTCTCGCAAGTTATTCCCTTGTCAGGAGTTTGGAAAACCAGGTCTTCTGATCTTCCTGAAAACGATCCATGCAGTTTCATATTTTCTGGAGCTTCCTCATTATCCTGCACTTCAGTTTTGATCTCAATCCCATCATCCACtggaataaaaagaatccaatcaTTCATTTCATCTGCTTGGGAAAAGGAAATCTCCTAAGAATAAAACATTCCTGATCCATAATGCACACAATGCTTGTAGGTCATATTGCTCCTTGAgggaaacaaaaaacagaaaagtgATAACTTATCGGACCAGTAAGTAATGTATGTCACTCAAACTTTTGCATATAAAATGCCTCTCATAAGCTGCCAATTCCAAAAGTTTAAATTGAAAGAACTCCACATTATGTCATCTAATCTATCTCCATGCATTTTAACAAGATAGATTTGACTTTGTAAACCATCCCTATTAGAAGCCATGAATATCACCAGTAATGAAGATTCTGCAACTTTAATACCCTCAAAATCCACCTGTGCCTCTCTACTGCTACTGCCAAAGCCCTTGTCCATCCCTTTGCCATCTCACTTCTTGATTTTTGTAACCTTCTCTGTGGCTGCCTTGATTCTAACcccttccactctactccatacAAAAAGCTGCTGCTAGTGTCATCTTTCTCCCTGTCACTCAAACTGAATCACttaactccctgcccccttcactTGCTCCCTCTCTTTTACTGCATTAAATAGAAATAGGTCCTTTCCTTCAACGCACGTATCATCCTGTCTCCAacatctctgctctcatttccccCCTACTCCCTCTATATTTCCCCTGTTCTCTCACCTTACTGCTCCCTTCTCCGACACTTAGCATTGCTCCTTAGAGTGCCCCTACATTTGGAACATCATCCCTCTTTGCCAAGCATCCTCTCTTGCCTCCTTCAAACCTTTTGTTAAAACATCTCATGGAATTCTCCCTACCTCATGCTCCTTAATAGTAATTCTTCACCACCATCACCCTTCCtaaattatttttccatgttaGTAATggtggccatataagtaccaaaAGAGATGTTTCATCTTAGACCACATGTTCTGCAAGGTAGGGCATATatcataccatttatttaaaaaaaaaggttatgtAAATTTATATCAGtatgatttttaatattaaaaaaatactagtAATAACACAACATTTCATCCAAACACTCAGAAATTGGAGGGATGAAAGGAGAGAAACTGCCTTAGACCAGAAAGTTCACTGGTTCCCATATCTATAATGAACTTATGAGAAGATCTTGTTATAAAATAGCAATACATGACAAAAGACAGAACTATAAGAGTTCATCATGATGGTTTCTCTTGCCAGCTTTAAGTCATTTACTCTTCGGAGATGTCTTAATCCATTACTCACCTATGCGAGGATTCATAGACATTTCTCTTTCCTCCAAGCCCCGCTGAGCCTTGACACGTAGCTCTTCTCTAGACTGCATATCATGTTTGGAGACTGAATAGTTTggacaaagaacaaaaaaaattcccataATATCTTAAtattcactggttattttttaaaaaaagaagaacaggagtacttgtggcaccttagagactaacaaatttattagagcataagctttcgtggactacagcccacttctt
Proteins encoded in this window:
- the LOC117871871 gene encoding zinc finger protein 777-like isoform X2; its protein translation is MVYCSALNCQNATSGVYKNSTVTFYGFPLHNKPLLKQWIHNMGREMGTPSKHQRLCSKHFEDSSFEIDPLKIRKNRRLLKEAVPKKFILGEDGNWLVGTPQSFCGGISNKTRKQIRNPEHLKVPGTFDNVAAPEGKNLEEWQKELYKKVIKDNYESLISLVSKHDMQSREELRVKAQRGLEEREMSMNPRIVDDGIEIKTEVQDNEEAPENMKLHGSFSGRSEDLVFQTPDKGITCESHWSTATEPLNLSGSRMCNSTLGKGDSNTFKDILFYQETPTGERLYLCTECKKTFKLKIGLLKHKRIHAKKSPVSSYICTDCGKSFGRHADLIRHQRTHTGERPYKCTECEKSFTEKPRLTNHLRTHNICL
- the LOC117871871 gene encoding zinc finger protein 629-like isoform X1, with protein sequence MVYCSALNCQNATSGVYKNSTVTFYGFPLHNKPLLKQWIHNMGREMGTPSKHQRLCSKHFEDSSFEIDPLKIRKNRRLLKEAVPKKFILGEDGNWLVGTPQSFCGGISNKTRKQIRNPEHLKVPGTFDNVAAPEGKNLEEWQKELYKKVIKDNYESLISLGKVSKHDMQSREELRVKAQRGLEEREMSMNPRIVDDGIEIKTEVQDNEEAPENMKLHGSFSGRSEDLVFQTPDKGITCESHWSTATEPLNLSGSRMCNSTLGKGDSNTFKDILFYQETPTGERLYLCTECKKTFKLKIGLLKHKRIHAKKSPVSSYICTDCGKSFGRHADLIRHQRTHTGERPYKCTECEKSFTEKPRLTNHLRTHNICL